Part of the Cottoperca gobio chromosome 1, fCotGob3.1, whole genome shotgun sequence genome, CATATTTGATCACACAGCTATTACAACATAAACATATGCATTCTATTATATCAGACATTCGATGTAGAGCCCTgccttcaaaattgtactttttactattCTCAATCAGAGAtatgtttccatgtttttttgGGCAACCAGGCAAATACATGCtattttcctggtttcctgaaagtggaaaatgttattattaatattaatatacatacttagtataatctgtttttttaaacagacaGTTTGTCCTCAGGACTTTGGAGCTAGTAAGGCACAAGGGTTAAACAGAAAGTATATCTTTTTTATAAAGAGCATGCACCTATTCATTCTTTACTGCTGCCGTTGTTTCCCTCAGCACCATCGAGGACCAGGGGATCTTGCTGGACAGAGAGATTGAAGGTTACAAGAGATCCACCACTGAAGAGCAGGAGCAAAATGAGACACTAACTATGCAGCTGAACTGGTCCCAGATGGACTGTGCCACCTCCAAAAAGCTGATCAGTCAGAAACAGGCCCAGCAAGAGGCTCTGCAGGCCCACTACAGCACCTGCCTTCGCACTCTGAGGGAGACAGAGCGCACCCTCGCCAGGCTCTCTAAGGTAGTGAGAGGACAGTGCTGCACCTCTCTGGATTTGTCCAGTGACAATgacttccttccttctctttccctccaaAACCATTCCACTCATTTGTGTCCTTCATTGTCCTAGGAAACTAGCACCCAACATGCTGAAGTGAACGATCAGAGGAGGCAGTTGAAGAAAGAGAGTGCTGTGCGTCTGGAGTCGGAGGACAAGATCATGACCTACATCCAGCAGAAGCTCACCCACAACAAGGCGGCCAAGTACTCCCAACGACTCACCAGCAGGATAGCAACACTCAAGACGGAGAAGGTGAAGAAGGTTTAGAAAGATAGAAAAAGCATTCTGAGCGGGAAGGCAGAGTTAGTATTTGCAATTTTTGATCCAACAGCATAAAATCatgcattttattatatcaATCAAGACCCCaggctttaaaatgttaaaaatgttcctattttccaccagatttAGCCATTTTTCATGTTTGCCCTGTGGGACAAAAACATGCTTTTTCCCTGGTTTCCACTACGAGCAATGCTGCTGTATTATGTGTAtgatgcaaaataaatgttgttgctAATAATTGACGTCTCCCAAAAAAAATCCCCCTAGCATTTAGTTTACAGAAATAATGCACAccttttgtgtatgtgtgtgttttgtgtaaacaaacttttaaatgtaataaatatttgGTAGGTATGATCAAGACTGAGGTTAATTAGAAGATTTCACTCCGCTAAAGTCtaaggacatcagagcaactttaGTGATACACTAGGGTTTATATGTACAGTCACTTCCATACAGTTGGGGAACTAAAATCAACTGCAAAGAGAATGGCAAAAGTTCTAATGTGCTGAAGATAGAACGTTACAAAtaacaacacagacaacacacgtACAATATGCTAAGgataaacatgtataatgatatataatgatatgaCCTTCTTGTGGTGCTCATTGTCTATTTCTCTCCTTTTAGATCTCTCAGTTGTGGCAACTGGAGAATGACGTATTAGCGGTGGGACTGGAGAGCAGTGAGGTCGGCCAACATCTGGACAGCCTGGCCCTCACCCTGGAGACCCTAGATGAGAAGATCGCTAAGTACAACAAGTTACTGACATCCAACCGGACTAAGATGTCTTCCCTTGTTACTCTCATCGGGCAGAATCAGGCCTCCATCGCCAACTATAACAAAAATATCTATCAAATTGCAGCCAGCACTGGGGTGAGAGATGTTGGGCAGTAATCCCTGGTTTCTGGTGTTTATGTGCAATATATGTTAGAAACTATCCGAACTATCAGATATAAAATCACACGCTGTCTTTGTGATATGTGTGTCTCCTTTCCCAGCACGAGGATCTGAGTCCTCTGCAAATCAAGGTCGAGGCAATATTGTCTCAGATTGAGGAGCTGGCAGCGAATATTAAGAGCGACCAGCATCTCTGGATGAGACGGCAGGGGACTCTGGTAGGACTGACCCAGGAGATAGAAGCTAACAGCAAGGACATGCTCACACTGCAGACAGAGTACACCGCCATGCAGCTGAAGAAAATACGCTTGGAGAGTacgtaatacagttataatatgTCATAAAGAAGCACACGCGTACAAATAGCTACACAGTGGAAACACATTTCCACCAATGTAatgacatttgttaaaaactctcaaaataataacttcaaatattcatttaatatgtgaaaataatgagaaacattctcaaaataaagacttagtatctgaaaataatgatttagtatttaaaaaaataataacttagTAATGACACACTTATCTCAAATGAATGACgaaataatgagaaactgtCACGTCATTATTTTAAGAAGGACCTTTTTTATTCATCACAAGGCTAAGTTTTAATTTTATTGTCAGTAAATTTTACGTAGGCTACTAGTGATCATGAGCTAGTAAACAGCATGTTTGAGAATGTAACTATTTGTGAAGCTTTATGTATTTAATCTGTTTTCtgtagtaaaaacaataaatacagtatgtgctgtaACCTTGCCTGTGCATTACTGTAGTGCATGAGCTGCTATTAAACCAACTCCAACCCCACCAGGTCAGATTGAAGTGGAGCACCGTGAGGAGACGGAGCTGGATAAGAATGCGAAGATGCTGAGAGGAGACCTGCTGAAGCTCAACACCCTGCTGAGCAAGAACGGGCAGCTCAGCCAGGCGCTAGAGCAGGAGAACGCATTGATGGAGACAGACTTCCTGCACAGACTTAAGGCACAGCAGGATTGTTTCATTCCTCATTTATGTTGTTCTGTTCCGCAGCTTTAATAGCGAATGATTATTAAACgtgattaaatgtttttaggaGGCAGAGCGGGAGTCCATCGAGATGCAGATGAAACACGAGAAGACccaggaggagaaagagagactccTCAACAGTCTTGTGGAGGCGGAGTCAGTCACATGTTCACTTTGTGCTTGTTCAATATCAGTTTATATTTCTATGTCTGGATGGCAATCGGCTCGATTCGTTTTATTCCACAATATACTGAAGCCCCGAGAGGCAAGTGGGAAATccagtctgatctaaatagttttcactctcctgtgtttatgactgtaCAACAGGTGTTAAAAAGGTTCTTCCAGGATAAAGTTCCTTCAATTGTGTCTTTCATCTGTGaatagtggtgcacttcagacTCTTGTAGCCGAAAAGAGTATTACAATAACAGACAGATGTTTCACAGATTAAAAAGAATTGAAGGAACTGAAAGAAATTAACATATATGATAATCATAGGAGACTTCAACAGAAGTTTCTTAATACATAATATCTATTGGAATGGAATCATCCAGTTATTGACGGCTCACATCAGTCATACTACACATATTGTGAACTGGTTTTTGGTTTTacaactggtgtgtgtgtgtgtgtgtgtgtgtgtgtgtgtgtgtgtgtgtgtgtgtgtgtgtgtgtgtgtgtgtgtgtgtgtgtgtgtgtgtgtgtgtgtgtgtgtcagacgaCAGATTATGCTGTGGGAGAAGAAGACCCAGCTTGTGAAAGAGACTCGTTCAGCTGTTGACTCTGAGGTGGGCCAGGGAGACATTCAGATAATGAAGAGCGAGATACACCGTATGGAGGTAAACGCATTGCACACAATACGATTATACGTAGAGACAGTAAAGATTATTAGTAGTTGTCCGCCGTTTGCCTTTTTTATAGGtaagtgtgcaaacacgtgacaaaactgtgtgacgtatgcgtgcgacaccatgttggttggaaaacaaatcaacaatggcgtctcaagcgaacaacaacaacaatacaactccgacttcttcaaagtattgtgactctggagtcctctgcaaaggcaagattcagagaaaaagttcagatttgcggccttgacccgtacacgctaaagccgtcggattatattgaggatttagattcattaccgccgattgaatatccggatattgtgaactaccttgtgctacaaacattgtgggcaaccaacgcacaaatgaaggcatacaagagcttagatgcttataatttctttgtttctggctgggttggtagtcttcttaccaaaccactgaaagatgacagggtgctcgtccatgcccgtgtaaatcactctcaaagagctcgagatacaccgctcaagccgtggtttgtgagtgagaagagcggcgatgttacgtcataaagctttgccgcttctcctggtgacgagaagtaaggtcttacagtgttcgggtatatcataagcataaccctaaccctaacccaatgtttaacgtaaacataaacatagctttagcatgagctcttaccagatataaagtggacgccacacacacgggtgaattgtgctttttcttctgttaaatcctcacgagatatgttgctaaaccagtttacggcgttcatccctcttttgtggatcgttgtttgtgatgatttgaggaaatctaaagaaccgtttctctgggtcacgagtagcgtcaTGACCACAATTATTCACTGCGCACACGgttgtcattttctttcaatcttagacgtttaaatacaaagaaaattacgaagcgttgcagcaactcacacgtgaacgggcgcagtcttggttgtgcaatccaaccaacatggctgacttacgggttgggacgtaagcgtgacgtcacatgcacacgatctataggcATAAATGTGCTGTATCtacattaaagggatagtttggatatTTTTAAGTAGGGtgtgtatgaggtacttatccacagGCAGTGTGTTTCCTGCAGTAGGTGGCACAGAGTACAAGCACAGAAGCtcagcaatgtactgctgtggacgggggcagcagttaaatgtattttagcctcctgaaaaaaataaatatcagtttGAGTGTGCGCTTTATTAAGAATGTTTTCCCCACTTTACCTTGGCGTCAGACGGGGAACTCAAGCCGCTATCTGTGCTCTCTTCAAAGtaaccagactccattgacagtCATTGTACCTCACAGATCACTGGAgttctaccgctgcctcgacCCGTTAGTctgtttttgtaattgtgttactttgtggtttaaagggttagttcagtCTTCattaacactttgtttttgaaCTTCCTCTTGTAAGGTATAGAAATGTCTTTAAGGTAAAACAGCAACCATTGTATGTGGTTTGGGTGAATAAAAAATTCAATAAAGCCTCATAGCCTGGTAatgatttgtatgtttttatttatgtgagttttttacactttgtgtgtctgtgcaggtgCGACTCAACCAGCTGATGAAGCAGCAAGAGCGACTGCTGAGGGAGAGTGAAGCGACAGTGGCGAGGAGGGAAACCATCGTACTGCGCAGGGAGACTATGGTCCTCGGCTCCAACAAACAGATTACAAAGGGCGAGCTGAACCATGTCACACAGGGCCTGCAGCGCAAGATCCAGGACACACACAAGGTAGGGGATGTGGATTTGTTCATACCTTCATATGTGCCTGAAGCATGTTGCACAATTATCTTACATGTAGTATGAACGTCTTCAGCATGTGGTGGAGTGTGAGCAGGTGATCAGGGAGATACAGACGAGCCAGGTGAGTCTTGGCGACAAGCTGgcgcagcagaagcagcagctgatAGAACTCTGCGGCACCAGCTACGTTCTTGACCCTGACTTCGGAAATCTCCAGGACACCAAAGACAGGGTAAGGAGCACATACATGTGTAGTGTACTGCATTCCAACACATTAAAGGTACAGTtaagatgttttgaagtggggtagtatgaggtacttatccatagtcgatgtattacctacagtagatggcggcgtccccagtttggagaaactgACATCATAGAAGCTAAGCAATGTTCTGCAACGGGCAGCAGCTAAATGGGTTTTAGCTGCCTAAAAAAAATCATTGTCAGTTTGAATGTACgctatatttcctttttatatcatttcaccgctttaccttgcctTCAGTCTAAAGccttatctctgctctcttcaaagacaccagactccattgacaaaaacagtaattttactaGGCGGAACTCTGAAGTTGctggtctttttttttggtggctaaaatacatttagctgctgCCTTAGGAAGGAATTCTTTCAAAATCTGAAGTCTGACGgattaagaagaaaataaatgacccCTCATTTTGTGGGAGAAGAATCAATGTGCAGTGTTGGCTGCTAAATATGTCACTTCATGCCTGaagacatttctacatgtttttGTACCATGTTCTACTTACCACCAGCATCTTTGTTGTTATAGATGAactgtctttatgtttttattagtaGATTAACACTTGCATTGTTTGTCTCGCATTGTTACAGTTTAGTTGAAATTAACATTGTACCTACACTATCTTGATAACTtatattacatgtatatatttatgaatatagtaatattatttaattctttCAATATTTTTACTTGAACTcacttcatttttctttcttaatccTAATTGTGCTTTGGCAACACATGTCAActgtcatgccaataaagcctgTAATAGAAGTGAGTTGAATGCACCAAACATATCCACGCTCATTCTTCATCCTTCCATCCCTCTAGAACCTCGTCCATCTCGTGGCTCTACAGAGCCGCACCAAGAAGCTGCAGGGGGTGTGTGAGGGCAGCTACCAAGCCTCCTCCACCAGCGAATCAGTGGGAGCCGCTCTGCAGAGCCAGATGGAGCGTGTGCACGCTGCCAGCACCATCTTGCACCGTGTATGTGAGGAGTTCCCCCAGCACCAGGGGGCGCTCCGTAGGCTGTCGCTAGCACTTGTAGCACGCACTCAAGCAGCACGCTCACAGGCCCCGGAGCAGGAGACGTCCTGAGGGTGAGGGGGGGATAGATACATGACAGTGAGTACAGGAGAAGAAGTGCAGAGAATGGAAAGGGAGTTACACATTAGCAGAAGTTAAGAGCGAAAGATTAGATAAGTGATGAACTAAGAATCCGAGAGGTTATGTATTTTGCATTCTTTTATGCTTGACTGAAATACAGATTGTGAcacaatgtaataaaataaagacttatgAAACAGTAATGGCAAAACAGTGTTTGGCTTTTTAAATCCAGTTGCCAGTATGGAAACATCCATATCGGTGATGCTGAGGTTGAAAGGGTCAGCAGCTCTAAGTTCCTCGGTGTGCACATCACTGAGGACCTCTCCTGTACCATTCACACGAACACAGTGACCAAGAAAGCTTGTCAGCGGCTCTATTTCCTGAGAAGACTGAGGAAGTTTGGCATGAACACCAGCATCCTCACAAACTTCTACAGAGGAACCATCGAGAGCTTGCTGACGGGCTGTATCACGGTTTGGTACGGAAACTGTTCTGCTCAAAGCCTCAAATCGCTTCAGAGAGCGGTGGAGGCGGCACAGCACACCATTGGCAACAGTCTCCCGgccattcaggacattttccaaCAGCGGTGCCTCCGGAAGGACCAAAGCATCATTAAGGACCACAGCCACCCATCAGACTGTTCTCCCTGTTACCGTCAGGCAGAcgatacaggagcctggctgcaccACCAGACCCAGGGACAGTTTttaccaccaagccatcaggcttctcaaccacagacacacatgtctgcactaaataaatataaatatatttaaatatatttgacttatatttcttctcttcatatatgtacatacggtttttttttataattattataattttttgtaattttgtaacttttgtaattattgtttagtttaattgtattgtatttaagtacttatttaaaaatattttatttatatatatatatatgtatatatgtatatgtatatatatgtgtatatatatatatatatattaggtatgtatattatatatgtattaatgtatatatcatatatgtatctatgatatatctatatatatatatatatctcttttctatgtctattattatatatctatctctgaTTCTATATGttgtctatttctatttctatatattcttctatctctctctctatctctcttatctctctcttctctcttttctctctcttctatctgtctctatctctgtctatctctctatatctcttgatctcttctgtctcttatATGTCTCTCTACTCTGTACTCTTTATCTTCTTCTCTTATCTCTCTTATCCACTAgtcttctactttctctctgtctctattatctctcttctctctgtatctctctctgtcttcttctctctctatctctcttttctctctctatatatatatatatatgtatatatatatatatatgtatattactgtgtatatctatatatatatgtatatatatatatatatatgtatatatgtatatatatatatatgtatatatgtgtatatatatatatacatatatatatatatatcatatatacatatatagatatatatatatatatatatacgtatatatatatatacatggtgtcatgtgactcgttagtgttacaaggattcaggtgtaaatgataagcagggctgttaaatttggtgttttgggcacaattctctctgaatgctggacaacatggcacctcatggcaaggaactctctgagcggctgaaaaaaaggattattgcgcttcacaaagatggccttggctataagaagattgccaacaccatgaaaatgagttgcagcacagtggctaagatcattcagcggttttccaggacaggttccactcggaacaggcctcgccagggtcgaccaaagaagttgaatccacgtgctcagcgtcatatccagaggttggtttccaaaaatagacgtgcgagtgcttccagcattgctgcagaggttgcagaagtgggatgtcagcctgtcagtgcccagaccatacgccgcacactgcatcaaatcggtttgtatggccgtcgccccagacagaagccccttctgaaaccgatgcataagaaagcccgcaaacagtttgctgaagacaatgaatccaagaacatgagttactggaaccatgtcctgtggtctgatgagaccaaaataaacctgtttgggtcagatggtgtctggcgtgtgtggcggcaccctggtgaggagtaccaaaacaaatgtgttttgcctacagtcaagcatggtggtggcagcatcatggtctggggctgcatgagtgctgccggcactggggagctgcatttcattgagggacacatgaattccaatatatactgtacatcctgcagcagagcatgatcccctctcttcggaaactgggccgtagggcagttttccaacatgataatgaccctaaacacacctccaagatgacaacggccttgctgaagaagctgaaggttaaggtgatggactggccaagtatgtctccagacctaaacccaattgagcacatgtggggcatcctcaagaggaaggtggaggagtgcaaggtgtccaacatccgtgcgctccgtgatgtcatcgtggaggagtggaagaagattccagaagcaacctgtgcagctctggtgaattccatgcccaggagggttaaagcagtgctagataacaatggtggtcacacaaaatattgacactttgggcacaatttaaacatgttcactatgggttgtactcacttttgttgccagctgtttagacattaacagctgtgtactgagtaattttcaaaggacaataaatctatactgttattcaagcagcacactgactactttacgttatatcaaagtttcagtaggataatgttatcccctgaaaggatataacagaatatttgcaaaaatctaaagggtgtactcacttttgagatatactgtatatatgtatatatatgtatagttttACTCCATACAGCAGCTGTACATCTACACATATGTCTTTGTCTATCTCAACATGGCCCCATGTCTCTGCCTTCTGTCTCCCATGTTATTACAATCACTCACAAGTTCATGTGTATGACCCAAAAAAATGTCTTCTCCTCTCACTGATGGACACACATTGTCTacatattgtataaaataattACTTGTAATGTTAACTAGAGTATTCCCAGgctgcagccacacacagatTTGCCCAATAGGTATTATACCAACATTAAAAGAACAAGAACAGCTGTTACCCAAGTCATAAGTAACATTAATAGCACAAATCCCCTACGgcacacatttagtttgctaGCTAACTATGTCTGTTAGTGTTAGCAGTTGAAgttagaaagacaaaaacaattccaGGACAGCTGACTTCATATCACTGAACAATGTGCGTGACGTCTTTAATGTGGATACGGTACAATAACATTATGGGGTGGTGAttgtctagtggtacggctaccaaatacaacaccagatggttgtgagttcaataccagggctgccattgtgcccttgagcaaggtacttaaccctgagctgctccagggagactgtccctgtagtcagttcactgtaagtccctctggataagagcgtctgataaatgacctgtaatgtaatgatcaCCTGCGACAGACAGCCTGCTCAGGTGAGATCTGTCCTCTGTCTAAACTCTGCGATTACATCCAACATTCACTCCATCAATCACATCGCTGCATGTTAAGGTGGGACcagagcaaacaaacagcaataGAAACTCGTCATCCAGATGGAACAGGAGGGATTTAACCCTTTGTAGAGCCGATGGAAACtatgctttatttaaaacatgtgcaaTTAATATCAGAAAAGTGGTGGGGACAATTTTAGATAATCAGAAAAGGGTTCCCATAAATGACGCCCTTACTTAAGCTAATAGCGGTGACTCATGATTGGGAAGCTATTAAAG contains:
- the ccdc40 gene encoding coiled-coil domain-containing protein 40 yields the protein SSGQTEKDSELQDGSDEAAEVSAATVRPAHQNQSGPEPDEPTPQPQPDHSGADDYLPAAIHSEQENGAQVPLTLQLSNFNTSEDMEDQETLMGDEEEEEEDEFIVLSSEHPLVRRQQAALSSQLSKQLERINLGLKEKLAMEKADDNHIKEMGVEMFRLQDQLARLQTRLDDRHHNKAQAEAKHRQAQDQLEEMKSQYSSITSQDGKAKANVSKLQVEIDNLMLHLVFTQGVSEDLHSNVKAMKNARRKAGAEKSQAEDQKFKQDLYVERLTKDTERLTQQIAMYEAEANAQAEETQAAKEALSGAEMEMESLVMVRNQLMQQWNRSLVGMRRRDEAFCAMQEAVRTIEDQGILLDREIEGYKRSTTEEQEQNETLTMQLNWSQMDCATSKKLISQKQAQQEALQAHYSTCLRTLRETERTLARLSKETSTQHAEVNDQRRQLKKESAVRLESEDKIMTYIQQKLTHNKAAKYSQRLTSRIATLKTEKISQLWQLENDVLAVGLESSEVGQHLDSLALTLETLDEKIAKYNKLLTSNRTKMSSLVTLIGQNQASIANYNKNIYQIAASTGHEDLSPLQIKVEAILSQIEELAANIKSDQHLWMRRQGTLVGLTQEIEANSKDMLTLQTEYTAMQLKKIRLESQIEVEHREETELDKNAKMLRGDLLKLNTLLSKNGQLSQALEQENALMETDFLHRLKEAERESIEMQMKHEKTQEEKERLLNSLVEAERQIMLWEKKTQLVKETRSAVDSEVGQGDIQIMKSEIHRMEVRLNQLMKQQERLLRESEATVARRETIVLRRETMVLGSNKQITKGELNHVTQGLQRKIQDTHKHVVECEQVIREIQTSQVSLGDKLAQQKQQLIELCGTSYVLDPDFGNLQDTKDRNLVHLVALQSRTKKLQGVCEGSYQASSTSESVGAALQSQMERVHAASTILHRVCEEFPQHQGALRRLSLALVARTQAARSQAPEQETS